AACTTCGTGATTATTACAGGACTTTACTCCCACTTAAAATTAAACCATAACAAACCATACGTTATGTAAAAGTTTTTTTACAGTAAATAAATTAAAAGAAGGGTGCTGAAAAGCACCCTTCATCTTTTAGATTCTTGTTTAAGGAATTTTGAATAAAACGTTCACACAACCTGGTTGAAATAGGTTTTGCTCTACAGACGAGCTGTCTTCATAAGTACAGACATCTCCCGATGGAATTGTGCTACACTCATGTTCTGTAACCATACACTGTTGCCCCGGAGGAGCTAAGGCATCGAATCGATAGCCTTGTGTAATGGAGTTCTCTGTTTTGTCTGACGCTGTACC
Above is a genomic segment from Chryseobacterium mulctrae containing:
- a CDS encoding DUF6520 family protein — protein: MKNLRKIALPLAIFAFGIGSAYAGTASDKTENSITQGYRFDALAPPGQQCMVTEHECSTIPSGDVCTYEDSSSVEQNLFQPGCVNVLFKIP